Genomic DNA from Candidatus Peregrinibacteria bacterium:
TCATACACACCTTCTTCTGTTTCTCCCGCAATTTTCTTCTCCCCAAGAAATACGCCGTATTCGGAAAGTTTCATTCTCTTTTTGAGCGCAATTCTTCTGAGAAGAATATTGTGTTCTTTTGATCCCGTAAAATATTGGAGCGCCGAACCAAAACTTTCAGGAGGGACGACGCGAAGATCGATTTGTCGATGATCTTTGGTAAAAATCGATGCTTTCGTCTCCCCGTGTGCATTCACTTCTCCCACGATTTCAAGCTTCAGAAAAAAATCAATGACCTTTTCTGGATGCACGCTCGAGACGAGAATGTCGATATCGCCGATCATTTCTTTTTTCCTTCGAAGACTTCCCGCAATTTCTATTTTGAGCATTTCGTGGCATTTTTTCATATTCTTCAAAATTTCATCCGCCTTCTCCTTGGCTTCTGTATAAGGAATTCTCTGCTCATTTTTCTCGAAAAACTCAATCCCTTTCTTCAAATTTTCCACACTTTTTTCTCCAAAATGAGGAAGTTTTTCGACTTGCCCGCTCTTCAATAATTTTTTCAGCAGAGAAAGATTTTTTACTCCAAACTCAAACCAGAATTTTTTGAGCGTTTTTGGACCAAGTCCGGGAATATTTAAAAGTTCGAGAATCCCGTCGGGAAGTCCTTGCTTCATTTTTTCAAGCGCCGCAATGTGCCCGGTTTCGCGATACTCCACAATTTTTTGCGCAATCGCATCTCCAATTCCTCGAATTTTTTTGAGTTCTGCTTGAGAGGAATTTTTAAGAATATCTTCAGAAAGTCCGCTGACTACAGACGATGCGGTTCGATATGCTCGAATCTTAAAAAAACTTTCGTTTGAGAGTTCGAGAATATCTGCT
This window encodes:
- a CDS encoding helix-hairpin-helix domain-containing protein — encoded protein: MLSLDLKDRFAEIADILELSNESFFKIRAYRTASSVVSGLSEDILKNSSQAELKKIRGIGDAIAQKIVEYRETGHIAALEKMKQGLPDGILELLNIPGLGPKTLKKFWFEFGVKNLSLLKKLLKSGQVEKLPHFGEKSVENLKKGIEFFEKNEQRIPYTEAKEKADEILKNMKKCHEMLKIEIAGSLRRKKEMIGDIDILVSSVHPEKVIDFFLKLEIVGEVNAHGETKASIFTKDHRQIDLRVVPPESFGSALQYFTGSKEHNILLRRIALKKRMKLSEYGVFLGEKKIAGETEEGVYEILGKKWISPEKRLGKDELHG